A single Gammaproteobacteria bacterium DNA region contains:
- a CDS encoding type II secretion system F family protein, which yields MPKYLYNGRTQAGEAVQGSLDASAVDSAANMLIQNGVFPISIELHIEKPDAWKDIKRKMGWDLPSDDDIILFSRQCHAIQKAGIPIIRGFRLLAESARNPRFAETISQVADDLETGRELSTSMARHPKTFGPLYINMIRVGETTGRLEDVFLQMHDYLESDRETLRQIKQALRYPMFVMMTMAVAFVIVMTFVIPKFAGFYGANGLELPLPTKIIMGISGFMVNYWWLMLLTIISAVVSFKRHIETDEGLLWWDKTKLQFPKIGDIVLRATLARFARTLALALNAGVPILQAITVTAYAVGNEYISRKIIAMRDAIERGEPITRTARKSGVFTGLALQMLAVGEETGRLDDMLKEVSGFYEREVEYDVKHINSLIEPILVICMAALVLLLMLGILLPMWNVVDMVKK from the coding sequence ATGCCAAAATATCTTTACAACGGTAGAACGCAAGCAGGCGAAGCGGTGCAAGGTTCGCTGGACGCAAGCGCAGTGGATTCAGCTGCTAATATGTTGATTCAAAACGGCGTTTTTCCTATTTCCATAGAACTCCATATTGAAAAACCTGATGCCTGGAAAGATATAAAAAGAAAAATGGGTTGGGACTTACCCAGCGATGACGACATTATTTTGTTTTCACGTCAATGTCATGCGATTCAAAAAGCCGGTATTCCTATTATTCGAGGTTTTCGTTTGTTAGCTGAGTCGGCGCGCAATCCGCGTTTTGCTGAAACCATTTCACAAGTAGCCGATGATCTTGAAACAGGTCGTGAGTTATCAACGTCAATGGCGCGTCATCCTAAAACCTTTGGACCTTTATATATCAACATGATTCGCGTCGGTGAAACTACCGGTCGTTTAGAAGATGTGTTTTTGCAAATGCACGATTATTTAGAAAGCGATAGAGAAACACTGCGGCAAATAAAACAAGCGTTACGTTATCCAATGTTTGTAATGATGACCATGGCGGTTGCATTTGTGATTGTCATGACGTTTGTAATTCCAAAGTTCGCCGGTTTTTATGGTGCAAATGGTTTGGAATTACCTTTGCCAACCAAAATAATTATGGGCATTTCAGGTTTCATGGTGAATTATTGGTGGTTAATGTTGTTGACCATTATTTCTGCTGTAGTGAGTTTTAAGCGCCATATTGAAACGGATGAAGGTTTATTGTGGTGGGATAAAACTAAATTACAGTTTCCAAAAATTGGCGATATCGTTTTGCGTGCAACCTTAGCGCGTTTTGCCCGCACCTTGGCTTTAGCGCTGAATGCCGGCGTGCCGATTTTACAAGCGATTACCGTTACTGCGTATGCGGTGGGTAATGAATATATCAGCCGTAAAATTATCGCCATGCGCGACGCTATCGAGCGCGGTGAACCTATCACCCGCACCGCGCGTAAAAGTGGCGTATTTACCGGCCTCGCTTTACAAATGTTAGCAGTAGGCGAAGAAACCGGACGTTTGGACGATATGCTTAAAGAAGTCTCTGGATTTTATGAGCGTGAAGTTGAATATGACGTTAAGCATATTAATTCTCTCATTGAACCCATTCTAGTTATTTGTATGGCCGCCTTAGTTTTATTGTTGATGTTGGGTATTTTATTGCCGATGTGGAATGTCGTCGACATGGTGAAAAAATAG
- the tadA gene encoding Flp pilus assembly complex ATPase component TadA, whose product MQVGTQSTDVRKKIRIGDLLVQNAIISQEQLELALKEQKKFGRKLGNTLIDLGYVEEEAFLQFLSKQLGVALIDLKHYEFDPEIVKKIPETIARRYRALVLKAENGRFVVGMADPTDLYAYDEIVKSLGQQAEIALIREADLLVTFDMVYRRTSEISSLAKELGRELSDGDFDLTQLLESSSDDDAPVAKLLKSIFEDAVQMNASDIHIEPDERVLRIRQRVDGVLYEQVMDQIRISSAVVLRLKIMGGLDISEKRIPQDGRFHIRVKQRNIDVRLSTMPVQYGESVVMRLLDQSNDLLGLESLGMESDLVAHFRTVMHRPHGLILVTGPTGSGKTTTLYAALQELNQPGKKIITAEDPVEYRMSRINQVQVKHKIGLGFVEILRAALRQDPDIILIGEMRDQETVDIGLRAAMTGHLVMSTLHTNDAVSTIDRLLDMGAPGFLVASSLQAIVAQRLVRRVCQSCGEKRAFNPREKVWLDATMKGKVNFDTVKQGKGCAHCNHTGYKGRVGVYEFLEPDTAMLNALRADDSVAFSQAAKHHKTFVPMHQRALKLIESGLTTVEELMRISVERIEDEL is encoded by the coding sequence ATGCAAGTAGGGACGCAATCAACAGACGTTAGAAAAAAAATTCGAATTGGGGATTTGCTGGTACAAAATGCCATCATTAGCCAAGAGCAGCTTGAGTTAGCATTAAAAGAACAAAAAAAGTTTGGCCGAAAATTAGGCAACACCTTAATTGACTTGGGTTATGTCGAAGAAGAAGCATTTTTGCAGTTTTTATCTAAACAGTTAGGCGTGGCTTTAATTGATTTAAAACATTATGAATTTGATCCAGAGATAGTTAAAAAAATTCCGGAGACAATAGCGAGGCGTTATCGAGCTTTAGTATTAAAAGCAGAAAACGGTCGTTTTGTGGTCGGCATGGCAGATCCTACCGATTTATATGCATATGACGAAATTGTTAAATCGTTAGGCCAACAAGCGGAAATCGCTTTAATCCGCGAAGCGGATTTATTAGTCACGTTTGATATGGTGTATCGCCGCACCAGTGAGATTAGCAGCTTAGCGAAAGAATTAGGCCGAGAATTATCCGACGGCGATTTTGATTTAACTCAATTATTAGAATCATCGTCCGATGATGATGCACCTGTAGCGAAACTTTTAAAATCTATTTTTGAAGATGCAGTACAAATGAATGCATCCGATATTCATATTGAACCCGACGAGCGCGTCCTGCGAATTCGTCAGCGTGTTGATGGTGTTTTATATGAGCAAGTGATGGATCAAATTCGAATTTCATCTGCGGTAGTTTTGCGTTTGAAAATCATGGGTGGCTTAGATATTTCAGAAAAACGCATTCCACAAGATGGACGTTTTCATATTCGCGTTAAGCAACGTAACATTGATGTGCGTTTATCGACTATGCCAGTGCAATACGGCGAATCAGTGGTGATGCGCTTGTTGGATCAAAGCAATGATTTATTAGGTTTAGAATCGTTGGGCATGGAATCTGATTTAGTCGCACACTTTCGCACCGTTATGCATCGACCACATGGTTTGATTTTAGTGACAGGTCCTACGGGTTCAGGAAAAACCACCACGCTGTATGCTGCATTACAGGAATTAAACCAGCCGGGTAAAAAAATTATTACGGCTGAAGATCCTGTCGAATATCGCATGTCGCGCATTAATCAAGTCCAAGTAAAACATAAAATAGGCTTAGGATTCGTCGAAATATTACGCGCTGCTTTGCGTCAAGATCCCGATATCATTTTGATTGGTGAAATGCGTGATCAAGAAACCGTTGATATTGGTTTACGTGCCGCTATGACTGGCCACTTAGTCATGTCGACGTTGCATACCAATGATGCAGTCAGCACGATTGATCGTTTATTAGACATGGGTGCCCCCGGATTTTTAGTAGCGTCTTCTTTGCAAGCGATTGTTGCACAGCGTTTGGTGCGGCGAGTGTGTCAGTCATGCGGTGAAAAACGAGCCTTTAATCCGCGTGAAAAAGTTTGGTTAGATGCCACGATGAAAGGAAAAGTAAATTTTGACACTGTTAAGCAAGGTAAAGGTTGTGCGCATTGTAATCACACTGGTTACAAAGGGCGCGTAGGTGTGTATGAATTTTTAGAACCGGACACCGCTATGTTAAATGCATTGCGTGCCGATGATTCGGTGGCATTTTCACAAGCCGCTAAACACCACAAAACGTTTGTGCCTATGCATCAACGCGCATTAAAGCTTATAGAGTCAGGTTTAACCACGGTCGAAGAATTAATGCGCATCAGTGTGGAGCGTATTGAAGATGAGCTTTAA
- a CDS encoding tetratricopeptide repeat protein encodes MSIINQMLKDLERRQKRETSTLTYATRSDWRQHLNGRFNWQAAKWLVLILSSTASVALLASVLAPKADYFYKPEFIKSVQTPVLSKTELLPANEVHITPNIALNIVWMNTEQGLRLTLESEKVIAADKFSMLQNDNMLIIKVQQAEFNAAAAAAASAALIKNPLLAVQLEQNADEVIIKIQHRAAIQTQKLLLPASDVYGFRWILDVQTLNDAQVVQSAGKTIAISESQKLARTEGVKRNFNKPSYKELNEQGLNALVSRDGFSAIDLYQQSLSLQADQTDIRIQLAALYLDYGKANEAFTVVEQGLALAPSHTRLNHLYARLLIDRNEIARAVDVLEAAKPYVKNDPEFFALLGAAYQRLQRPTESVAYYQQALSDAPAQAAWWLGLAIGLEQIADPKNAKQAYEKAQQYGGLNIAAQHYVVERLAALSQ; translated from the coding sequence ATGAGCATTATTAATCAAATGTTAAAAGATTTAGAGCGTCGTCAAAAACGTGAAACGTCTACGTTGACTTATGCCACTCGCAGCGATTGGCGCCAACATTTAAATGGGCGTTTTAATTGGCAAGCGGCCAAATGGTTGGTGCTAATTCTTAGCAGCACGGCGTCCGTAGCGTTATTAGCGTCAGTATTAGCGCCTAAAGCAGATTATTTTTATAAACCAGAATTTATAAAATCGGTGCAGACACCGGTTTTGAGTAAAACAGAATTATTGCCAGCTAATGAAGTGCATATCACGCCGAATATAGCGCTGAATATTGTCTGGATGAACACTGAACAAGGTTTACGTTTAACGCTAGAGTCCGAAAAAGTCATTGCGGCCGATAAATTTTCGATGCTACAAAATGACAACATGCTGATAATTAAAGTGCAGCAAGCAGAATTTAATGCGGCTGCGGCTGCGGCTGCGTCTGCTGCTTTAATAAAAAATCCTCTGCTGGCTGTTCAGCTTGAACAAAATGCAGATGAAGTAATCATTAAAATTCAACACCGCGCAGCTATACAAACGCAAAAATTATTGCTGCCTGCTAGTGATGTGTATGGTTTTCGCTGGATTTTAGATGTGCAAACATTGAATGACGCGCAAGTTGTACAATCCGCTGGAAAAACGATTGCGATCTCCGAAAGCCAAAAGCTTGCTCGCACGGAGGGCGTTAAACGTAATTTTAATAAACCTAGCTATAAAGAACTTAATGAACAGGGATTAAACGCATTAGTGAGTCGAGACGGTTTTAGCGCAATTGATTTGTATCAACAAAGTTTAAGTCTACAAGCCGATCAGACCGATATTCGAATTCAATTAGCGGCTTTGTATTTAGATTATGGTAAAGCAAACGAGGCTTTTACAGTTGTTGAGCAAGGTTTGGCGTTAGCGCCTAGTCACACACGGTTGAATCATTTATATGCACGTTTATTAATTGATCGTAATGAGATTGCGCGCGCGGTCGATGTTTTAGAAGCCGCTAAGCCTTATGTAAAAAATGATCCAGAATTTTTTGCTTTATTAGGCGCAGCTTATCAACGTTTGCAACGTCCTACAGAATCGGTTGCTTATTACCAACAAGCTTTAAGTGATGCACCTGCGCAAGCCGCGTGGTGGTTAGGTTTAGCGATTGGTTTAGAGCAAATAGCGGATCCTAAAAATGCCAAACAAGCTTATGAAAAAGCGCAGCAATATGGCGGCTTAAATATTGCCGCACAACATTATGTCGTTGAAAGACTCGCGGCGCTGAGTCAATAG
- a CDS encoding AAA family ATPase produces the protein MYENYFGLKEKPFSLSPDTQYFFCHEGQQQALNTLLIALESGEGFVKVVGEVGTGKTLLCRELLNRLDTQRFYTAYVPNPYLSPSGLRMAIGAELGISSNKLQDHNRLVNHIYERLIELSTSGKQVVLCLDEVQAMPDKTLEALRLLTNLETEKRKLLQVVLFGQPELDKKLNEPHIRQLRQRIVYSVHLGALDIQRVAGYVRHRLSVAGYKGEFLFSRPAVNQLYRASRGVPRLINILCGKSMLVAYGKGDSVISPQHVSAAAEDTEGLDPISFLEWHGVDVVIILSLCCFALAVASWWMSLQ, from the coding sequence ATGTACGAAAATTATTTTGGCTTAAAAGAAAAACCATTTTCCTTGTCGCCTGACACGCAATACTTTTTTTGTCACGAAGGGCAGCAACAAGCCTTAAATACGTTGTTAATTGCCTTAGAAAGCGGCGAAGGATTTGTCAAAGTCGTAGGCGAAGTTGGCACGGGTAAAACCTTATTGTGTCGCGAATTATTAAACAGATTAGACACACAGCGTTTTTACACCGCGTATGTTCCCAATCCCTATTTAAGCCCCAGTGGATTGCGCATGGCTATAGGTGCAGAGTTAGGAATTTCTAGCAATAAACTGCAGGACCATAATCGTTTAGTTAATCATATTTACGAACGGTTGATTGAATTAAGTACGTCTGGAAAACAAGTCGTGTTGTGTTTGGACGAAGTGCAAGCCATGCCCGATAAAACCTTAGAAGCATTACGTCTGTTAACTAATTTAGAAACCGAGAAGCGTAAATTATTACAAGTTGTTTTATTCGGTCAGCCGGAGTTAGATAAAAAGTTAAACGAACCACATATTCGACAATTACGTCAACGTATTGTTTATTCAGTGCATTTAGGCGCTTTAGATATTCAACGGGTCGCAGGTTACGTGCGCCATCGTCTGAGTGTCGCGGGATATAAAGGAGAATTTTTATTCTCTAGACCCGCAGTAAATCAATTATATAGAGCCAGTCGCGGTGTGCCACGCTTAATTAATATTTTATGCGGAAAATCAATGTTGGTAGCTTATGGTAAAGGTGACTCGGTTATTTCCCCGCAGCATGTTAGCGCAGCCGCAGAAGATACCGAAGGTTTAGATCCTATTTCTTTTTTAGAATGGCATGGCGTTGATGTGGTAATAATATTAAGTTTATGTTGTTTTGCTTTAGCAGTAGCGTCTTGGTGGATGAGTCTGCAATGA
- the mshL gene encoding pilus (MSHA type) biogenesis protein MshL, protein MKHYFVFKILIVALTIFLAACNSTPKKSDEQNTKAKKRGPEAYIAEALTVDKKVDSEIPGAPPAAVQDAMLPGYVVSDSNKTAGIKKLEQERFDINVAKLPAKTFFMSLIQDSSINMIVHPDVVGVITLDLKRISIPELMEIVREVYGYEYERQGNSYMVLPARLQSKIFYVNYLNIDRRGESNMRVTSGQLADTNNNGSSNNSSNRNDSSSAQAFESTKLRTENKMDFWGNLEASLRSIIGESAGRSVVTNAQAGLVVVRALPAELRDVGRFLATANTSLHRQVILEAKIIEVELSETHQAGINWVALNQSGSTNRTASQIELVNGNSEFYDNSLASTLPGALGSDIIKGFGNVFTYAVTGNDFEVILRLLDTQGTANVLSSPRISTVNNQKAVIKVGSDEYFVTEVKSTTTTGTSTTTTPEITLTPFFSGIALDVTPQIDENGDVILHVHPSVSEVKDQIKQITLANQTQVLPLAFSTVRESDSIIKAKNQQIVVIGGLMKDYTIKNEGGLPFLKDLPLIGHLFKHTQSIKKRNELVILLKPTVIDDGANEVWDNDREQVKQRISNFR, encoded by the coding sequence ATGAAACACTATTTTGTGTTTAAAATTTTAATAGTAGCGCTGACTATATTTTTAGCAGCTTGTAATTCAACGCCTAAAAAATCCGATGAGCAAAACACTAAAGCTAAAAAACGCGGACCAGAAGCTTATATTGCCGAAGCTTTAACAGTTGATAAAAAAGTGGATAGCGAAATTCCGGGCGCGCCACCCGCTGCTGTTCAAGACGCTATGTTGCCGGGGTATGTGGTGAGCGATAGCAATAAAACGGCTGGCATTAAAAAGCTAGAACAAGAACGTTTTGATATTAATGTAGCAAAACTTCCCGCAAAAACATTTTTTATGAGTTTAATCCAAGATTCATCTATTAATATGATCGTGCATCCCGATGTAGTGGGTGTGATTACGTTGGATCTAAAGCGCATTAGCATTCCAGAGTTAATGGAAATTGTACGAGAAGTCTATGGATATGAATATGAGCGTCAAGGTAATAGTTATATGGTGTTGCCCGCTCGTCTACAATCAAAAATATTTTATGTGAATTATTTAAATATAGATCGACGCGGCGAATCGAATATGCGCGTGACCTCAGGACAATTAGCCGATACTAATAACAACGGCAGTAGTAATAACTCAAGTAACCGAAACGACAGCAGCAGTGCGCAAGCTTTTGAATCAACAAAATTAAGAACCGAAAATAAAATGGATTTCTGGGGTAATTTAGAAGCTAGCTTGCGTTCTATCATTGGAGAATCAGCAGGTCGCAGTGTGGTGACAAATGCACAAGCCGGTTTAGTGGTCGTGCGCGCCTTGCCTGCTGAGTTGCGTGACGTGGGTCGTTTTTTAGCGACCGCCAATACTTCATTGCATAGACAAGTTATTTTAGAAGCAAAAATAATTGAAGTCGAATTAAGTGAGACGCATCAAGCGGGCATTAACTGGGTCGCTTTAAATCAAAGTGGTTCAACTAATAGAACCGCAAGTCAAATTGAATTAGTTAATGGCAATTCAGAGTTTTATGACAACAGCTTGGCGAGCACTTTGCCTGGGGCATTAGGCTCTGACATCATCAAAGGCTTTGGTAATGTGTTTACATATGCAGTAACGGGCAATGATTTTGAAGTAATACTGCGTTTGTTAGATACGCAAGGCACTGCCAATGTCTTGTCGAGTCCGCGCATTTCTACGGTTAATAATCAAAAAGCAGTTATTAAAGTGGGCTCGGATGAATATTTTGTCACTGAAGTTAAATCTACGACCACAACCGGTACCAGCACAACGACTACACCAGAAATTACATTAACGCCATTTTTCTCAGGCATTGCTTTAGATGTCACGCCACAAATTGATGAAAATGGTGATGTGATATTGCATGTGCATCCTTCTGTAAGCGAAGTAAAAGATCAGATAAAACAAATTACTTTAGCTAATCAGACACAAGTTTTACCTCTGGCTTTTAGTACGGTTAGAGAATCAGATTCAATTATCAAAGCTAAAAATCAGCAAATCGTAGTCATAGGCGGTTTGATGAAAGATTACACGATTAAAAATGAAGGTGGTTTGCCATTTCTAAAAGATTTACCTTTGATAGGTCATTTATTTAAACATACGCAATCGATCAAAAAACGTAATGAATTGGTAATACTGCTCAAGCCCACTGTAATCGATGATGGAGCCAATGAAGTTTGGGATAATGATAGAGAACAAGTCAAACAACGCATTAGTAATTTCCGTTAA
- a CDS encoding PilN domain-containing protein, whose amino-acid sequence MKQHINFYQDQFRAPIIQLSAQHIFLLLAGSLLFIVITSASLAAFNYSRNAHAQAYQESLTAMEHDVQTMQAAIQTQKVDVSMQRSVRAAELRMERKRLLLSHIQQPMEEPQAQFSVLLKGLAEQVPMGLWVDHFYIHSKGNELLIEGATSSASALPQFLADLSRSVGFNGRDFRTVMAMRDEKNSGQLNFVLATETIKDEELKMIAWIKENKTK is encoded by the coding sequence ATGAAACAGCACATTAATTTTTACCAAGACCAATTTCGCGCACCCATCATTCAGTTATCTGCGCAACATATATTTTTGTTATTGGCGGGAAGTTTATTATTTATTGTTATTACTTCTGCCAGCTTGGCGGCGTTTAATTATTCTAGAAACGCTCACGCACAAGCGTATCAAGAATCTCTGACGGCAATGGAGCACGATGTGCAAACCATGCAAGCCGCCATCCAAACACAAAAAGTAGATGTTTCTATGCAGCGTTCGGTGCGTGCTGCTGAATTGCGTATGGAACGCAAACGTCTGTTGTTAAGTCACATTCAACAACCTATGGAAGAACCACAAGCTCAATTTTCAGTGTTGTTAAAAGGTTTGGCGGAACAAGTGCCAATGGGGTTATGGGTAGATCATTTTTATATTCATAGCAAAGGCAATGAATTATTAATCGAAGGCGCGACCTCCAGTGCAAGTGCTTTGCCACAGTTTTTGGCAGACTTAAGCCGTTCGGTTGGTTTTAATGGTCGTGATTTTCGTACCGTAATGGCGATGCGCGATGAAAAGAATAGCGGCCAACTTAATTTCGTTTTAGCTACTGAAACGATTAAAGATGAAGAATTAAAAATGATCGCTTGGATTAAGGAGAATAAGACGAAATGA
- the pilM gene encoding pilus assembly protein PilM, protein MWKKWQKPTTNKAHVALSFAEHGLMLAVLHGVPATPNSKTACEIHQLACESMEWADVLAAWVNKQQLRGARVHLALPFSDYQLHQLALPKLSPIELRAAAGWKLREFLPFALDQAVIEVFESPGRVIEGEHRYFAAVAHRDVIQLRLDGLLASGLQPDVIDVAELACRHSLVQQLQQIENGHENGVLAVMLNAHEGLLVMIKQGLFHISRRLDWGHADAMQAGSVDNAWLDRLVLEVQRSLDFFEVNFKQAPPKISLLAPALEDERLTQMLRNLNMQLLPFNTATLPFSRLVLPDKINLDTCVLMGMATRAAALEKEVAA, encoded by the coding sequence GTGTGGAAAAAATGGCAAAAACCGACAACGAATAAAGCGCACGTGGCGTTAAGTTTCGCTGAGCACGGTTTAATGCTGGCGGTATTGCACGGTGTTCCTGCTACACCTAACAGTAAAACGGCCTGTGAAATTCATCAATTAGCCTGCGAATCGATGGAGTGGGCAGACGTTTTAGCTGCATGGGTTAATAAACAACAATTGCGCGGCGCACGTGTTCACTTGGCGTTGCCGTTTTCAGATTATCAATTACATCAACTTGCCTTACCGAAATTATCACCAATAGAGTTGCGCGCAGCTGCTGGTTGGAAGTTACGTGAATTTTTACCTTTTGCGCTTGATCAAGCAGTGATCGAAGTATTTGAAAGTCCGGGTCGTGTAATTGAAGGCGAGCATCGTTATTTTGCAGCTGTTGCTCATCGTGATGTTATTCAGCTTCGACTGGATGGTTTATTAGCCAGCGGCTTACAACCTGACGTGATTGATGTTGCGGAGTTGGCTTGTCGTCATAGTTTGGTGCAACAACTACAGCAAATAGAAAATGGCCATGAGAATGGTGTGTTAGCTGTCATGTTGAATGCGCATGAAGGTTTGTTGGTGATGATTAAACAAGGACTGTTTCATATTAGCCGTCGTTTAGATTGGGGTCATGCAGATGCTATGCAAGCCGGCAGTGTCGATAACGCCTGGTTAGATCGTCTGGTGTTAGAAGTACAGCGCTCATTAGATTTTTTTGAAGTTAATTTCAAACAAGCACCACCCAAAATTTCCTTATTAGCACCAGCATTAGAAGATGAGCGTTTAACGCAAATGTTGCGCAATTTAAATATGCAATTATTGCCTTTTAATACAGCCACTTTGCCGTTTTCACGTTTGGTTTTGCCAGACAAAATTAATTTAGACACCTGTGTGCTAATGGGTATGGCAACACGTGCGGCGGCTTTAGAAAAAGAGGTGGCCGCATGA
- a CDS encoding NAD(P)-dependent alcohol dehydrogenase, with the protein MRAMVLKFYGGPEAFVLENLPTPIAGDDELLIKIHASSVNPSDVKIRRGDIKIFSGKRYPKISILGYDIAGEVVEVGKNVQGFRTGDAVYALSQGKQGGGYAEYVALPAKQVAHKPHNLDFLQAASVPLGALTAWQALKFSHRTLAGHDILINGACGGVGIYAVQLAKHLGANITAVAHPEHQQLMRDFGADRVLDYSVDDFMHYAGSYDLIFDVAAKRSYAECKSKLKPKGRYLTTVPNNFTMLHIVMTHLRPGKKAAFLIAAAEGSRLAEISQLIEKNILRPIVDQVFPLEQIGAAQTYYETGNTQGRNVIQII; encoded by the coding sequence ATGCGCGCCATGGTGCTTAAATTTTACGGCGGCCCCGAAGCCTTCGTACTCGAAAATCTTCCTACGCCTATCGCAGGAGATGATGAATTACTTATCAAGATTCACGCCAGTTCTGTAAATCCTTCTGATGTCAAAATTCGGCGCGGCGATATTAAAATTTTTTCGGGTAAACGTTATCCGAAGATTTCAATCTTGGGGTACGACATTGCCGGTGAAGTGGTTGAAGTCGGCAAGAATGTGCAGGGCTTTCGTACCGGTGATGCGGTTTATGCTTTATCACAAGGCAAACAAGGCGGTGGTTATGCCGAATACGTGGCGCTGCCCGCTAAACAAGTCGCACACAAACCGCATAATTTAGATTTTCTACAAGCTGCAAGCGTACCGCTAGGCGCACTCACTGCGTGGCAAGCACTCAAATTTAGCCATCGCACACTGGCTGGCCACGACATACTTATTAATGGTGCCTGTGGCGGTGTTGGTATTTATGCCGTGCAGCTCGCGAAACACCTAGGCGCCAATATTACGGCGGTCGCGCATCCTGAACATCAACAACTGATGCGGGATTTTGGCGCTGATCGTGTGTTGGATTACAGTGTTGACGACTTTATGCACTATGCCGGTTCGTATGATTTAATTTTTGATGTCGCCGCAAAACGCAGTTATGCAGAATGTAAATCCAAACTTAAACCCAAAGGTCGCTATCTCACCACGGTACCAAATAATTTCACGATGTTGCATATTGTTATGACGCATTTACGTCCTGGCAAAAAAGCCGCCTTTTTAATAGCGGCCGCAGAAGGCTCGCGTCTCGCTGAAATTTCGCAACTCATTGAAAAAAATATCTTACGCCCCATCGTCGACCAAGTGTTTCCCTTAGAACAAATTGGCGCAGCCCAAACCTATTACGAAACTGGTAACACCCAAGGACGTAATGTCATCCAAATCATTTAA